One Streptomyces drozdowiczii DNA segment encodes these proteins:
- a CDS encoding citrate synthase has translation MSEHTNNAVVLRYGDGEYTYPVIDSTVGDKGFDIGKLRANTGLVTLDSGYGNTAAYKSAITYLDGEQGILRYRGYPIEQLAERSTFLEVAYTLINGELPKVDELSTFKNEITQHTLLHEDVKRFFDGFPRDAHPMAMLSSVVSALSTFYQDSHNPFDEEQRHLSTIRLLAKLPTIAAYAYKKSIGHPFVYPRNDLGYVENFLRMTFSVPAQEYELDPVVVSALDKLLILHADHEQNCSTSTVRLVGSSQANMFASISAGISALWGPLHGGANQSVLEMLEGIQANGGDVDSFIRKVKNKEDGVRLMGFGHRVYKSFDPRAKIIKAAAHDVLSALGKSDELLDIALKLEEHALSDEYFVSRNLYPNVDFYTGLIYRAMGFPTEMFTVLFALGRLPGWIAQWHEMIKEPGSRIGRPRQIYTGEVLRDFVPVEGR, from the coding sequence GTGAGCGAGCACACCAACAACGCTGTGGTACTGCGGTACGGCGATGGCGAGTACACCTACCCGGTGATCGACAGCACCGTCGGCGACAAGGGCTTCGACATCGGGAAGCTCCGGGCGAACACCGGCCTGGTGACGCTGGACAGCGGATACGGCAACACCGCTGCCTATAAATCGGCCATCACCTACCTCGACGGCGAGCAGGGCATCCTGCGCTACCGCGGCTACCCGATCGAGCAGCTCGCGGAGCGTTCGACCTTCCTCGAGGTCGCGTACACGCTGATCAACGGTGAGCTTCCCAAGGTCGACGAGCTGTCGACCTTCAAGAACGAGATCACCCAGCACACGCTGCTGCACGAGGACGTCAAGCGGTTCTTCGACGGCTTCCCGCGCGACGCCCACCCGATGGCCATGCTGTCGTCGGTCGTCAGCGCGCTGTCCACGTTCTACCAGGACAGCCACAACCCGTTCGACGAGGAGCAGCGCCACCTCTCGACGATCCGGCTGCTCGCCAAGCTCCCGACCATCGCCGCGTACGCGTACAAGAAGTCGATCGGCCACCCGTTCGTCTACCCGCGCAACGACCTGGGCTACGTCGAGAACTTCCTGCGCATGACCTTCTCGGTCCCGGCCCAGGAGTACGAGCTGGACCCGGTCGTCGTCTCCGCGCTCGACAAGCTGCTCATCCTGCACGCGGACCACGAGCAGAACTGCTCGACCTCCACCGTGCGCCTGGTCGGCTCCTCGCAGGCGAACATGTTCGCCTCGATCTCCGCCGGCATCTCCGCCCTCTGGGGCCCCCTGCACGGCGGCGCCAACCAGTCCGTCCTGGAGATGCTGGAAGGCATCCAGGCCAACGGCGGCGACGTCGACTCCTTCATCCGCAAGGTGAAGAACAAGGAGGACGGCGTCCGCCTGATGGGCTTCGGCCACCGGGTGTACAAGTCCTTCGACCCGCGCGCCAAGATCATCAAGGCCGCCGCGCACGACGTGCTGTCCGCCCTCGGCAAGTCCGACGAGCTGCTGGACATCGCGCTCAAGCTGGAGGAGCACGCGCTCTCCGACGAGTACTTCGTCTCGCGCAACCTCTACCCGAACGTGGACTTCTACACGGGCCTCATCTACCGCGCGATGGGCTTCCCGACCGAGATGTTCACCGTGCTCTTCGCGCTCGGCCGCCTCCCCGGCTGGATCGCCCAGTGGCACGAGATGATCAAGGAGCCCGGCTCCCGCATCGGCCGCCCGCGCCAGATCTACACCGGCGAGGTCCTGCGCGACTTCGTCCCGGTCGAGGGCCGCTGA
- a CDS encoding heavy-metal-associated domain-containing protein — MTAETQLPQATGSCCSPSGSCHDGAGADAGQSGVTTVYQVTGMTCGHCEGAVSEEVSAIEGVTSVKAVASTGQVTVVSQGPLDDEAVRAAVDEAGYELTGRA; from the coding sequence ATGACCGCCGAGACCCAGCTCCCCCAGGCGACCGGCTCCTGCTGCTCGCCCAGCGGTTCCTGCCACGACGGCGCGGGCGCGGACGCCGGGCAGTCCGGCGTGACCACCGTCTACCAGGTGACCGGCATGACCTGCGGCCACTGCGAGGGCGCCGTCTCCGAGGAGGTCTCCGCCATCGAGGGTGTCACCTCCGTGAAGGCCGTGGCGTCCACCGGGCAGGTGACGGTGGTCTCGCAGGGCCCCCTGGACGACGAGGCCGTGCGCGCCGCCGTGGACGAGGCGGGCTACGAGCTCACCGGGCGCGCCTGA
- a CDS encoding peptidoglycan-binding domain-containing protein encodes MSRTPLTPQSPQSCRSPRSPRRSAGASVLTGGLLAALALAAAVAGAPGAAADAENVPPAGSSPVCAFYDGDGLTVLGDQGDRAFQVQCMLANRRYLPWDAVDGTFGLRTLDAVRRFQADHPPLLATGLVDADTWAALWRGDVPVDGAA; translated from the coding sequence ATGTCCCGAACGCCGTTGACCCCGCAGTCCCCGCAGTCCTGCCGGTCCCCGCGGTCCCCGCGCCGGTCCGCCGGCGCCTCGGTCCTGACCGGCGGGCTCCTGGCCGCCCTCGCGCTGGCCGCCGCCGTGGCCGGAGCGCCAGGAGCCGCCGCCGACGCCGAGAACGTGCCGCCGGCCGGGTCGAGCCCCGTGTGCGCCTTCTACGACGGGGACGGGCTCACCGTCCTCGGCGACCAGGGCGACCGCGCCTTCCAGGTGCAGTGCATGCTGGCCAACCGGCGCTACCTGCCGTGGGACGCGGTGGACGGGACGTTCGGCCTGCGCACCCTGGACGCCGTCCGCCGCTTCCAGGCCGACCACCCGCCCCTGCTCGCCACCGGCCTGGTGGACGCGGACACCTGGGCCGCGCTCTGGCGGGGCGACGTGCCGGTCGACGGCGCGGCGTGA
- a CDS encoding sugar phosphate isomerase/epimerase family protein — translation MTSSSVSAPPCIRIGSAPDSWGVWFPDDPQQVPWRRFLDEVSAAGYEWIELGPYGYLPTDPARLADETGSRGLSVSAGTVFTGLHHGPDVWDRTWEHVAGIAALTRAMGAGHLVVIPSFWRDDKTGAVLEDRVLSAEQWRHLTTQTERLAREVRDRYGLRVVAHPHADTHIDTEENVTRFLDATDPDLVSLCLDTGHYAYCGGDSVELIETYGERIGYLHLKQVDPAVLAEVVADGVPFGPAVARGVMCEPPGGVPALEPVLAAARRLEVDLFAIVEQDMYPCPPDRPFPIARRTRDYLRSCGRP, via the coding sequence ATGACGTCCTCCTCGGTCTCCGCTCCGCCCTGCATCCGCATCGGCTCCGCGCCGGACTCCTGGGGGGTGTGGTTCCCCGACGATCCCCAACAGGTGCCGTGGCGGCGCTTCCTGGACGAGGTCTCCGCCGCCGGCTACGAGTGGATCGAGCTGGGTCCTTACGGTTACCTCCCGACCGATCCGGCCCGCCTCGCGGACGAGACGGGCAGCCGGGGGCTCTCCGTCTCGGCGGGCACCGTCTTCACCGGATTGCACCACGGGCCGGACGTCTGGGACCGGACCTGGGAGCATGTCGCCGGTATCGCGGCACTCACCCGGGCGATGGGCGCCGGGCACCTCGTGGTCATCCCCTCCTTCTGGCGCGACGACAAGACGGGCGCGGTGCTGGAGGACCGGGTCCTCAGCGCCGAGCAGTGGCGCCACCTCACCACGCAGACCGAGCGGCTGGCGCGCGAGGTCCGGGACCGTTACGGGCTGCGCGTCGTCGCCCACCCGCACGCGGACACCCATATCGACACCGAGGAGAACGTCACCCGCTTCCTCGACGCCACCGACCCGGACCTGGTCTCGCTCTGCCTGGACACCGGGCACTACGCGTACTGCGGGGGCGACAGCGTCGAGCTGATCGAGACGTACGGGGAGCGCATCGGCTACCTCCACCTCAAGCAGGTGGACCCGGCGGTCCTCGCCGAGGTGGTGGCGGACGGGGTGCCGTTCGGGCCCGCCGTGGCGCGCGGCGTGATGTGCGAACCGCCGGGCGGGGTCCCGGCCCTGGAGCCCGTCCTCGCCGCCGCCCGGCGGCTGGAGGTCGACCTGTTCGCCATCGTCGAGCAGGACATGTACCCCTGCCCGCCGGACCGGCCGTTCCCGATCGCCCGCCGCACCCGCGACTACCTCCGCTCCTGCGGGCGGCCCTGA
- the iolC gene encoding 5-dehydro-2-deoxygluconokinase → MPEQPYDVITMGRIGVDLYPLRTGVPLARVDTFGKFLGGSPSNVAVAAARLGRRTAVVTRTGEDPFGDYLREQLREFGVDARWVSPVAAYPTPVTFCEVFPPDDFPLYFYRQPKAPDLEIHASELDLEAVRAARVFWMTGTGLCAEPSRTATLAALRARDRSGITVFDLDWRPMFWPPGEANEADAPARYREALAHATVAVGNLDECEIATGEREPYAAARALIEAGVELAVVKQGPAGVLAVHRDGTVADVPPLPVDVVNGLGAGDAFGGALCHGLLSGWDLARTMRYANAAGAIVAARLACSSAMPFPHEVEAALAEGAVTAHGERA, encoded by the coding sequence ATGCCTGAGCAGCCGTACGACGTGATCACGATGGGGCGGATCGGGGTGGACCTCTACCCCCTGCGGACGGGTGTGCCGCTGGCCCGGGTCGACACCTTCGGGAAGTTCCTCGGCGGCTCCCCGTCCAATGTGGCGGTCGCCGCCGCCCGCCTCGGCCGGCGCACCGCCGTGGTGACCCGCACCGGCGAGGACCCCTTCGGCGACTATCTGCGCGAGCAGCTGCGGGAGTTCGGGGTCGATGCCCGGTGGGTGTCGCCCGTCGCCGCCTACCCGACCCCGGTCACCTTCTGCGAGGTCTTCCCGCCGGACGACTTCCCGCTCTACTTCTACCGGCAGCCCAAGGCCCCCGATCTGGAGATCCACGCCTCGGAGCTGGACCTCGAAGCGGTCCGGGCCGCCCGGGTGTTCTGGATGACCGGCACCGGCCTGTGCGCCGAGCCGAGCCGTACGGCGACCCTCGCCGCGCTGCGCGCCCGCGACCGCTCCGGCATCACCGTCTTCGACCTCGACTGGCGCCCGATGTTCTGGCCCCCGGGCGAGGCGAACGAAGCGGATGCGCCCGCCCGTTACCGCGAGGCCCTGGCCCACGCGACCGTCGCCGTCGGCAATCTGGACGAGTGCGAGATCGCCACCGGCGAGCGCGAACCGTACGCGGCGGCCCGCGCCCTCATCGAGGCCGGTGTCGAGCTGGCCGTCGTCAAACAGGGCCCCGCCGGCGTCCTCGCCGTCCACCGCGACGGCACCGTCGCCGACGTGCCGCCGCTCCCCGTGGACGTGGTCAACGGCCTCGGCGCGGGCGACGCGTTCGGCGGCGCCCTCTGCCACGGGCTGCTGAGCGGCTGGGACCTCGCGCGCACCATGCGGTACGCCAACGCGGCGGGCGCCATCGTCGCCGCCCGGCTCGCCTGCTCCTCCGCGATGCCGTTCCCCCACGAGGTAGAGGCCGCCCTCGCCGAAGGCGCGGTCACCGCACACGGCGAAAGGGCATGA
- the iolB gene encoding 5-deoxy-glucuronate isomerase: MSMRGEPAYHLPAGSTAHGPYALDIGPEQAGWERSSLRVLELEPGGVHTLVTGESEWIVLPLTGSCTVHISDEIFELLGRRSVFSGVSDFAYVPRDAHAQIASGAGGRFALAGAKCERRLPARYGPAPEVRVELRGAGTCSRQVHNFAAADAFDCDRLIAVEVLTPGGNWSSYPPHKHDEHLPGEESVLEEIYYFEVEDGGLGYHRVSPSRPGGTDVLAEVRSGDTVLIPDGWHGPSIAPPGRTLYYLNVMAGPGEQREWLIRDHPDHTWIRDTWPSQPVDPRLPLHGPEDPA; this comes from the coding sequence ATGAGCATGCGAGGCGAACCGGCGTACCACCTCCCGGCGGGCTCCACCGCGCACGGCCCCTACGCCCTGGACATCGGCCCCGAACAGGCCGGCTGGGAGCGGTCGAGTCTGCGCGTGCTGGAGCTGGAACCGGGAGGAGTTCACACACTTGTCACCGGGGAGAGCGAGTGGATCGTACTGCCGTTGACCGGCAGCTGTACGGTGCACATCTCAGATGAGATCTTTGAACTGCTGGGCCGTAGGAGCGTGTTCAGCGGCGTTTCCGACTTCGCCTATGTACCGCGCGACGCCCACGCACAGATCGCCTCCGGCGCAGGCGGCCGCTTCGCCCTGGCAGGAGCGAAGTGCGAGCGACGACTCCCCGCTCGCTACGGCCCCGCGCCGGAGGTACGCGTGGAACTGCGCGGCGCGGGCACCTGCTCCCGCCAGGTCCACAACTTCGCCGCCGCCGACGCCTTCGACTGCGACCGGCTCATCGCCGTGGAAGTCCTCACGCCCGGCGGCAACTGGTCCTCGTACCCGCCGCACAAACACGACGAGCACCTTCCGGGCGAGGAATCCGTCCTGGAGGAGATCTACTACTTCGAGGTCGAGGACGGCGGCCTCGGCTACCACCGGGTCTCCCCGTCCCGCCCCGGCGGTACGGACGTGCTGGCCGAGGTCCGCAGCGGCGACACGGTCCTCATCCCCGACGGCTGGCACGGCCCGTCCATCGCCCCGCCCGGCCGCACCCTGTACTACCTCAACGTCATGGCGGGCCCCGGCGAGCAGCGGGAGTGGCTGATCCGCGACCACCCCGACCACACCTGGATCCGCGACACCTGGCCGTCCCAGCCGGTCGACCCCCGGCTGCCGCTCCACGGACCGGAGGACCCCGCATGA
- a CDS encoding CoA-acylating methylmalonate-semialdehyde dehydrogenase — translation MKTVNHWIGGKTVEGTSGNYGEVTDPATGAVTTRVAFASPDEVDTAVAAAKDAYRTWRDSSLSARTAVLFRYHALLDAHRDEIAALITAEHGKVHSDALGEVARGLEIVELACGITTQLKGELSTQVSNRVDVSSIRQPLGVVAGITPFNFPAMVPMWMFPLAVACGNTFVLKPSEKDPSAANLLAELAAEAGLPDGVLNVLHGDRVAVDALLNHPDVAAVSFVGSTPIARHIHATASANGKRVQALGGAKNHMLVLPDADLDAAADAAVSAAYGSAGERCMAISAVVAVGAIGDELVARIKERAGKIKIGPGTDPASEMGPLITAAHRDKVASYVTGAAAQGAEVVLDGTGFTVEGFEDGHWIGLSLLDHVSTDSDAYKDEIFGPVLCVLRVETYEEGVALMNASPYGNGTAIFTRDGGAARRFQLEIEAGMVGVNVPIPVPVGYHSFGGWKDSLFGDHHIYGNDGVHFYTRGKVTTTRWPDPADAPAGVDLGFPRNH, via the coding sequence ATGAAGACCGTGAACCACTGGATCGGTGGCAAGACCGTCGAGGGCACCTCGGGCAACTACGGCGAGGTCACGGACCCCGCCACCGGCGCCGTCACCACCCGGGTCGCGTTCGCCTCGCCCGACGAGGTGGACACGGCGGTGGCCGCCGCGAAGGACGCGTACCGGACGTGGCGCGACTCCTCGCTGTCCGCCCGCACGGCGGTGCTCTTCCGCTACCACGCGCTGCTGGACGCCCACCGGGACGAGATCGCCGCGCTGATCACCGCCGAGCACGGCAAGGTGCACTCCGACGCGCTGGGCGAGGTGGCGCGCGGCCTGGAGATCGTGGAGCTGGCCTGCGGGATCACGACGCAGCTCAAGGGGGAGCTGTCCACCCAGGTCTCGAACCGGGTCGACGTCTCCTCGATCCGTCAGCCGCTGGGCGTCGTCGCCGGGATCACCCCGTTCAACTTCCCGGCCATGGTGCCGATGTGGATGTTCCCGCTGGCCGTCGCCTGCGGCAACACCTTCGTGCTCAAGCCCAGCGAGAAGGACCCGTCCGCCGCCAACCTCCTTGCCGAACTGGCCGCCGAGGCCGGGCTTCCGGACGGCGTGCTCAACGTGCTGCACGGGGACCGGGTCGCTGTCGACGCGCTCCTCAACCACCCGGACGTGGCCGCCGTCTCCTTCGTCGGCTCGACGCCCATCGCCCGCCACATCCACGCCACCGCCTCGGCCAACGGCAAGCGCGTGCAGGCGCTCGGCGGCGCGAAGAACCACATGCTGGTGCTGCCCGACGCGGACCTGGACGCCGCCGCCGACGCCGCCGTCTCCGCCGCGTACGGCTCGGCGGGGGAGCGCTGCATGGCGATCTCCGCGGTCGTCGCCGTGGGGGCCATCGGCGACGAGCTGGTCGCCCGGATCAAGGAGCGGGCCGGGAAGATCAAGATCGGTCCCGGCACCGACCCGGCCTCCGAGATGGGGCCCCTGATCACCGCCGCCCACCGCGACAAGGTCGCCTCCTACGTCACCGGCGCCGCCGCCCAGGGCGCCGAAGTGGTCCTCGACGGCACCGGGTTCACCGTCGAGGGCTTCGAGGACGGCCACTGGATCGGCCTCTCGCTGCTCGACCACGTCTCGACCGACTCCGACGCGTACAAGGACGAGATCTTCGGCCCGGTGCTGTGCGTGCTGCGCGTGGAGACGTACGAGGAGGGCGTCGCCCTCATGAACGCCTCGCCGTACGGCAACGGCACCGCGATCTTCACCCGCGACGGCGGCGCGGCCCGCCGCTTCCAGCTGGAGATCGAGGCCGGCATGGTCGGCGTCAACGTGCCGATCCCGGTCCCCGTCGGCTACCACTCCTTCGGCGGCTGGAAGGACTCCCTCTTCGGGGACCACCACATCTACGGCAACGACGGCGTCCACTTCTACACCCGGGGCAAGGTCACCACGACCCGCTGGCCCGACCCGGCGGACGCCCCGGCGGGCGTGGACCTGGGCTTCCCCCGGAACCACTGA
- a CDS encoding GNAT family N-acetyltransferase, protein MTTSLRLAEVTADNVDAAIDLRVRPDQEHLVAPVVKSLAEAYAHREAAWPRLVLDGDRLVGFLMAFLDIDFAGDGTGRDIRSGLWRLNIAAGEQKRGYGRFAVESVADEIRRRGGTRMYVTWHPGDDGPEGFYLGLGFRPTGETSGGQTVGVLELG, encoded by the coding sequence ATGACTACTTCGCTGAGGCTGGCCGAGGTCACCGCCGACAATGTCGATGCCGCGATCGACCTGCGCGTCCGGCCCGACCAGGAGCACCTGGTGGCTCCGGTCGTGAAGTCGCTCGCCGAGGCGTACGCGCACCGGGAGGCCGCCTGGCCCCGGCTCGTGCTCGACGGGGACCGGCTCGTCGGCTTCCTCATGGCCTTCCTGGACATCGACTTCGCGGGCGACGGCACCGGGCGGGACATCCGCTCCGGGCTCTGGCGCCTCAACATCGCGGCGGGCGAGCAGAAGCGTGGTTACGGCCGGTTCGCGGTCGAGTCCGTGGCTGACGAGATCCGCCGGCGCGGCGGCACCCGCATGTACGTCACCTGGCACCCCGGCGACGACGGCCCCGAGGGCTTCTACCTGGGGCTCGGTTTCCGGCCCACGGGCGAGACGAGCGGGGGCCAGACGGTCGGGGTGCTGGAGCTGGGGTGA
- a CDS encoding VC0807 family protein translates to MSSPAATLTAPVAEAAPLAPRKALVDSLKPLLVDVALPLAAYYALKAAGLSTFGALAWSSVVPAVRTVWGAVRERRLNGLAALMVSVNAVSLLLGLVSGDPRLMLLKDSGVSSIIGLAFLVTALRGRPMLSAGLRPWLTRGEAAKTAAWERLSAGSPDFRRAEIRFSAIWGGALLTECALRAAGAYTVPVETMVWAGTVLMVVSMVLAFLVSGRFGVVPMERMIAAEAEAPSER, encoded by the coding sequence ATGAGCAGCCCGGCCGCCACACTGACCGCCCCCGTCGCCGAAGCCGCTCCTCTCGCGCCCCGCAAGGCCCTCGTGGACAGCCTGAAGCCGCTGCTGGTGGATGTCGCGCTGCCGCTCGCCGCGTACTACGCGCTGAAGGCGGCGGGGCTCTCCACCTTCGGCGCGCTGGCCTGGAGCAGCGTGGTCCCGGCGGTCCGCACCGTGTGGGGCGCGGTGCGCGAGCGCCGGCTCAACGGGCTCGCGGCGCTGATGGTGTCGGTCAACGCGGTCTCGCTGCTGCTGGGCCTGGTGTCCGGCGACCCGCGGCTGATGCTGCTCAAGGACAGCGGGGTGAGCAGCATCATCGGGCTGGCGTTCCTGGTGACGGCGCTGCGCGGGCGGCCGATGCTGTCGGCGGGCCTGCGGCCGTGGCTGACCCGGGGCGAGGCCGCGAAGACGGCCGCCTGGGAGCGGCTTTCCGCCGGTTCGCCGGACTTTCGCAGGGCCGAGATCCGGTTCTCGGCCATCTGGGGCGGGGCGCTGCTCACCGAGTGCGCGCTGCGGGCCGCGGGCGCGTACACCGTGCCGGTCGAGACGATGGTGTGGGCCGGAACGGTCCTCATGGTCGTCTCGATGGTCCTGGCCTTCCTCGTCTCGGGCCGCTTCGGGGTCGTCCCGATGGAGCGCATGATCGCGGCCGAGGCCGAAGCCCCGTCCGAGCGCTGA
- a CDS encoding DUF4291 domain-containing protein, translating into MTASAAIPAQHRIRALHTADTLTVYQAYTPTLGLPAARDGRFPAAWKRDRMTWIKPSFLWMMYRCGWGTKEGQETVLAVEITREGFDWALGHAELSHYESGVHPDRATWQRDLRRAPARVQWDPERDLHLNRLPYRSLQLGLAGEASRRYADEWTVSIRDVTPLAREIHALVGAGETEAATALLPAETPYPLPQGTPLPVPVTVA; encoded by the coding sequence ATGACCGCATCCGCAGCCATCCCGGCCCAGCACCGGATCCGTGCGCTCCACACCGCCGACACCCTGACCGTCTATCAGGCGTACACCCCGACGCTCGGGCTGCCCGCCGCCCGCGACGGGCGTTTCCCGGCCGCCTGGAAACGCGACCGCATGACCTGGATCAAGCCGAGCTTCCTGTGGATGATGTACCGCTGCGGTTGGGGGACCAAGGAGGGCCAGGAGACCGTCCTCGCCGTCGAGATCACCCGCGAGGGCTTCGACTGGGCCCTCGGCCACGCCGAACTCTCCCACTACGAGAGCGGCGTGCACCCGGACCGCGCCACCTGGCAGCGCGACCTGCGCCGAGCCCCCGCCCGTGTCCAGTGGGACCCCGAGCGCGACCTGCACCTGAACCGGCTCCCGTACCGCTCGCTCCAACTCGGCCTGGCCGGCGAGGCGTCACGGCGTTACGCGGACGAGTGGACGGTCTCGATCCGCGATGTCACCCCGCTCGCCCGCGAGATCCACGCGCTGGTCGGGGCGGGCGAGACGGAGGCCGCGACCGCGCTGCTGCCCGCCGAGACGCCGTACCCGCTGCCGCAGGGCACCCCGCTGCCGGTGCCCGTGACCGTGGCTTAG
- a CDS encoding AAA family ATPase produces MEQPEVLLIGGRAGVGKTTVAWEVSARLREAGAGHAVVDGDFLCAVHPAPDDDPHRSLITERNLAAVWANYAALGVRRLVYTNTVCVLPGTAPMFERAMGAGVRCVRVLLTASDATAAQRLTGREIGSELEHELRSSRRKARMLDEHAPADTARVATDGRTVPDIAREVVALTGWS; encoded by the coding sequence ATGGAACAGCCGGAAGTACTGCTCATCGGCGGCCGGGCGGGCGTCGGGAAGACGACGGTGGCCTGGGAGGTGTCGGCGCGGCTGCGCGAGGCGGGGGCCGGGCACGCGGTGGTGGACGGGGACTTCCTGTGCGCCGTGCATCCCGCACCGGACGACGACCCGCACCGCTCGCTGATCACCGAACGCAATCTGGCTGCGGTCTGGGCCAACTACGCGGCCCTGGGCGTGCGCCGCCTCGTCTACACCAACACGGTGTGCGTGCTGCCCGGCACCGCGCCCATGTTCGAGCGCGCGATGGGGGCCGGGGTGCGGTGCGTACGGGTGCTGCTGACCGCGTCCGACGCGACGGCCGCGCAGCGGCTCACCGGCCGCGAGATCGGCTCGGAGCTGGAGCACGAGCTGCGGAGCAGCCGCCGCAAGGCCCGGATGCTCGACGAGCACGCCCCGGCGGACACCGCGCGGGTGGCGACGGACGGGCGCACCGTGCCGGACATCGCGCGGGAGGTCGTGGCGCTGACGGGGTGGTCCTAA